A genomic stretch from Marinimicrobium sp. C6131 includes:
- the carB gene encoding carbamoyl-phosphate synthase large subunit, with protein MPKRTDINSILILGAGPIVIGQACEFDYSGAQACKALREEGYRVILVNSNPATIMTDPAMADATYIEPIEWRTVEQIIEKEKPDVVLPTMGGQTALNCALDLAKHGVLEKYGVELIGANEDAINMAEDRDLFDQAMKRIGLECARAKIVHSMEEALQVPKEFGFPCIIRPSFTMGGSGGGIAYNWEEFEEICTRGLDLSPVNELLIDESLLGWKEYEMEVVRDKNDNCIIVCSIENFDPMGVHTGDSITVAPAQTLTDKEYQIMRNASLAVLREIGVETGGSNVQFAVNPEDGRMVVIEMNPRVSRSSALASKATGFPIAKIAAKLAVGYTLDELQNEITGGATPASFEPTIDYVVTKIPRFTFEKFGDADARLTTQMKSVGEVMAIGRTFQESLQKALRGLEVGSAGFESKVDLKDNDTPARLRRELNTPGAERIWYLGDAFRLGMSVEEAFEASKIDPWFLVQVKDIIDSEQALSGKTVQDLNAELLFRLKRKGFSDKRLAKLLGTSEQAVRNHRHQLNIRPAFKRVDTCAAEFATSTAYMYSTYEEECEANPSDKDKILVIGGGPNRIGQGIEFDYCCVHAAFAMRDEGYETIMVNCNPETVSTDYDTSDRLFFEPVTLEDVLEIVHKEKPKGVIVQFGGQTPLKLARALEAEGVPIIGTTPDAIDRAEDRERFQQMINKLGLKQPPNAIVRSFEEALQAAKEVGYPLVVRPSYVLGGRAMEIVYKEDELRGYMNTAVEVSEDAPVLLDHFLSAAIEVDVDAVCDGEQVVIGGIMQHIEQCGVHSGDSACSLPPYSLPKDVQNLMREQIKAMALELGVIGLMNTQLAYQDGEIYVIEVNPRASRTVPFVSKCIGVSLAKVAARCQAGISLKEQGFTQEIVPDYYSVKEAVFPFNKFPAVDPILGPEMKSTGEVMGVGDTFGEAFAKAQLGAGSKLPTTGTAFISVRDVDKPGVVVVGKELNSLGFKLVATRGTAEVLKQAGLEVEVVNKVAEGRPHIVDMIKNSQINLIVNTTEGRQATRDSASIRRSAENHRVYYTTTLAAGEAVCMALRFGQFTQVRRLQELHGRIGA; from the coding sequence ATGCCAAAACGTACCGACATCAACAGCATTCTGATCCTGGGCGCGGGCCCGATCGTCATCGGCCAGGCCTGTGAGTTTGACTACTCCGGCGCGCAGGCCTGTAAAGCCCTGCGCGAAGAGGGTTACCGGGTGATCCTGGTGAACTCCAACCCGGCCACCATCATGACCGATCCGGCCATGGCTGACGCCACCTATATCGAGCCCATTGAATGGCGCACGGTGGAGCAGATCATCGAAAAGGAAAAACCGGACGTAGTGCTGCCCACCATGGGCGGTCAGACCGCGCTCAACTGTGCTCTGGATCTGGCCAAGCACGGCGTGCTGGAAAAGTACGGCGTCGAATTGATCGGCGCCAACGAAGACGCCATCAACATGGCGGAAGACCGGGATCTGTTTGATCAGGCCATGAAGCGTATCGGTCTGGAGTGCGCCCGCGCGAAAATCGTGCACTCCATGGAAGAAGCCCTTCAAGTGCCCAAAGAGTTCGGTTTCCCCTGCATCATCCGTCCGTCCTTCACCATGGGCGGCTCTGGTGGCGGTATTGCCTATAACTGGGAAGAGTTCGAGGAAATCTGTACCCGCGGGTTGGACCTGTCGCCGGTCAATGAGCTGCTGATTGATGAATCCCTGCTCGGCTGGAAAGAGTACGAGATGGAGGTGGTCCGGGACAAAAACGACAACTGCATCATCGTCTGCTCCATCGAGAACTTCGACCCCATGGGCGTGCACACCGGTGACTCCATCACTGTGGCGCCGGCCCAGACCCTGACCGACAAGGAATACCAGATCATGCGTAACGCCTCCCTGGCGGTGTTGCGTGAAATCGGGGTGGAAACCGGCGGCTCGAATGTGCAGTTTGCCGTGAACCCGGAAGACGGCCGCATGGTCGTGATCGAAATGAACCCCCGGGTGTCCCGCTCTTCGGCGCTGGCCTCCAAGGCCACTGGCTTCCCGATTGCCAAGATCGCGGCCAAGCTGGCGGTGGGCTATACCCTGGATGAGCTGCAGAATGAGATTACCGGCGGTGCGACCCCGGCCTCGTTCGAGCCGACCATCGACTATGTGGTCACCAAGATCCCGCGCTTCACCTTCGAGAAATTCGGTGATGCTGACGCCCGCCTGACCACTCAGATGAAGTCCGTGGGCGAGGTGATGGCCATTGGCCGTACCTTCCAGGAATCCCTGCAGAAGGCCCTGCGCGGTCTGGAAGTGGGTTCCGCCGGGTTTGAATCCAAGGTAGACCTGAAGGATAACGATACGCCGGCGCGCCTGCGTCGAGAGCTGAACACCCCCGGGGCCGAGCGCATCTGGTATCTCGGTGATGCCTTCCGCCTGGGGATGAGTGTCGAGGAAGCGTTCGAGGCCTCTAAGATCGACCCCTGGTTCCTGGTGCAGGTCAAGGATATCATCGACAGTGAGCAGGCGCTGAGTGGCAAGACCGTGCAGGATCTCAACGCCGAACTGCTGTTCCGCCTCAAGCGCAAAGGCTTCTCGGACAAGCGCCTGGCCAAACTGCTCGGCACCAGTGAGCAGGCCGTGCGCAACCACCGCCACCAGTTGAATATCCGCCCGGCATTCAAGCGGGTGGACACCTGTGCGGCGGAATTTGCCACCTCGACCGCCTACATGTACTCCACCTATGAAGAAGAGTGTGAGGCCAACCCCAGTGATAAAGACAAGATCCTGGTGATCGGTGGCGGCCCGAACCGCATCGGTCAGGGTATCGAATTCGATTACTGCTGCGTACACGCTGCCTTCGCCATGCGCGATGAGGGCTACGAGACCATCATGGTCAACTGTAATCCGGAAACCGTGTCCACCGACTATGACACCTCCGATCGTCTGTTCTTCGAGCCGGTGACCCTGGAAGACGTGCTGGAAATCGTGCACAAGGAAAAACCCAAAGGCGTGATTGTTCAGTTCGGTGGCCAGACGCCGTTGAAACTGGCCCGTGCCCTGGAGGCCGAAGGGGTGCCGATCATCGGTACCACCCCGGATGCCATCGACCGTGCCGAAGACCGTGAGCGCTTCCAGCAGATGATCAACAAGCTGGGCCTCAAGCAGCCACCCAACGCCATTGTGCGTTCTTTTGAAGAGGCGTTGCAGGCGGCCAAAGAAGTGGGTTACCCGCTGGTGGTGCGCCCCTCTTACGTGCTCGGTGGTCGGGCCATGGAAATTGTCTATAAGGAAGACGAGCTGCGCGGCTACATGAACACCGCCGTGGAAGTCTCTGAAGATGCGCCGGTCCTGTTGGACCACTTCCTGAGCGCTGCCATTGAAGTGGACGTGGATGCGGTCTGCGATGGTGAGCAGGTGGTGATCGGTGGGATCATGCAGCACATCGAGCAGTGTGGTGTTCACTCCGGTGACTCGGCCTGCTCCCTGCCGCCGTACTCTCTGCCCAAAGACGTGCAGAACCTGATGCGCGAGCAGATCAAGGCCATGGCGCTGGAGCTGGGCGTGATCGGCCTGATGAACACCCAGTTGGCCTATCAGGACGGCGAGATTTATGTGATTGAGGTGAACCCGAGGGCCTCGCGCACCGTGCCCTTTGTGTCCAAGTGCATTGGTGTGTCCCTGGCCAAGGTGGCGGCGCGCTGTCAGGCCGGCATCAGCCTGAAAGAACAGGGGTTCACCCAGGAAATCGTGCCGGATTACTACAGCGTGAAAGAGGCGGTGTTCCCCTTCAACAAATTCCCGGCCGTCGACCCGATCCTCGGCCCGGAAATGAAATCGACCGGTGAAGTGATGGGGGTAGGCGACACCTTCGGCGAAGCCTTTGCCAAGGCCCAACTGGGTGCCGGCAGCAAACTGCCCACCACCGGTACCGCCTTTATCAGTGTGCGTGATGTGGACAAGCCCGGCGTGGTGGTGGTCGGCAAGGAACTGAACAGCCTTGGCTTCAAGCTGGTGGCCACTCGGGGGACCGCCGAGGTTCTCAAGCAGGCCGGTCTTGAGGTTGAGGTTGTGAACAAGGTCGCGGAAGGTCGCCCCCACATTGTGGATATGATCAAGAACAGTCAGATCAACCTGATTGTGAATACCACAGAAGGGCGGCAGGCGACCCGCGATTCGGCCTCGATTCGTCGCAGTGCGGAAAACCATCGGGTGTACTACACCACCACCCTGGCCGCCGGCGAGGCGGTGTGTATGGCACTGCGTTTTGGTCAATTTACACAAGTGCGGCGCCTGCAGGAGCTGCACGGGAGGATCGGTGCATGA
- the greA gene encoding transcription elongation factor GreA, with protein MSKVPMTVEGAEALREELNDLKKIQRPRISQAIAEAREHGDLKENAEYHAAREQQSFCEGRIQEIEGKLANAQVIDVKAIQPTGKVIFGTTVTIINCETDKEVTYRIVGDDEADVKANKISVNSPIARALIGKEEGDVVEVKTPGGDVEYEIDKVEHI; from the coding sequence ATGAGCAAGGTACCCATGACAGTGGAAGGCGCAGAAGCCCTGCGCGAAGAGTTAAACGACCTGAAGAAAATCCAGCGCCCGCGCATCAGCCAGGCAATTGCCGAGGCGCGCGAGCACGGCGATCTGAAAGAGAACGCCGAATATCATGCGGCGCGTGAGCAACAGAGTTTCTGCGAAGGCCGGATCCAGGAAATCGAAGGCAAGCTGGCAAACGCTCAGGTCATTGATGTGAAAGCGATTCAGCCGACCGGAAAGGTGATTTTCGGCACCACCGTGACCATTATCAACTGCGAGACCGATAAGGAAGTGACCTATCGTATCGTGGGCGATGACGAGGCGGATGTGAAAGCGAACAAAATCTCCGTCAATTCACCGATTGCCCGGGCGCTGATCGGCAAGGAAGAGGGCGATGTGGTCGAGGTAAAAACCCCCGGCGGCGATGTCGAGTACGAAATCGACAAGGTGGAGCATATTTAG
- a CDS encoding MlaD family protein — MEPRAHHILIGLFTVVAVGAALLFALWLGQATSSRDYHYYDIGFDRAVTGLTVGSAVLFSGIKVGDVLGLDFEPDDPRRVRAHIRVYRDVPITEETTATLELANITGQMSIQLHGGDPDSPRLSGSQANPPLIEAEPSPLSDLLANSEAIITNMNQLLDNANRLLSKENTDNLSQVIHNLRATTDTLAQQRGAFTDGLAEFNQLMIKAGRLTERMDALVDTRGRDVLDSAQQTLASLEQGMDGIHDLGPALRELRATLDSLQHLSRRLEDNPSDLLFGRDPIEEFNP, encoded by the coding sequence ATGGAGCCCAGAGCCCACCACATACTGATTGGCCTGTTTACCGTAGTGGCGGTCGGCGCCGCCCTGCTGTTTGCCCTCTGGCTCGGGCAGGCGACTTCCAGCCGAGACTACCACTACTACGACATCGGCTTTGATCGCGCCGTCACCGGCCTGACCGTGGGCAGTGCCGTACTCTTCAGCGGCATCAAGGTAGGCGACGTGCTCGGTCTGGATTTCGAGCCCGACGACCCTCGCCGGGTGCGCGCCCATATCCGCGTGTATCGCGATGTGCCCATCACCGAAGAGACCACAGCCACCCTGGAGCTGGCCAATATCACCGGCCAGATGAGCATACAGTTGCACGGGGGTGACCCGGACAGCCCACGCCTGAGTGGCAGCCAGGCCAACCCGCCGCTGATTGAAGCGGAGCCCTCACCGCTGAGTGATCTGCTCGCCAATAGCGAGGCCATCATCACCAACATGAACCAACTGCTCGACAATGCCAATCGCCTGCTCTCGAAAGAGAATACGGACAACCTGAGCCAGGTCATTCACAATCTGCGCGCCACCACCGATACGCTGGCGCAGCAACGCGGCGCTTTCACCGACGGTCTGGCCGAGTTCAACCAGTTGATGATCAAAGCGGGCCGCCTGACCGAGCGGATGGACGCCCTGGTGGACACCCGGGGCCGCGATGTGCTGGACAGCGCTCAGCAGACCCTGGCCTCGCTGGAGCAGGGGATGGACGGCATTCACGATCTGGGCCCCGCGCTGCGTGAGTTGCGCGCCACCCTGGACTCACTGCAACATCTGTCACGCCGCCTGGAAGACAACCCCTCCGACCTGCTGTTCGGACGCGATCCCATTGAGGAGTTCAACCCGTGA
- a CDS encoding MlaE family ABC transporter permease, with protein MAAIPSQAGRVERTASGLRITGNWTLAHYRALQRYVAQSGPIATDTPIDLTGIDVVDTAGATLLAELIGAERLAQVANWASDLPPARQALLETIAATLCQPLAHEHKRPSSLTSALADIGRRTEALWHQQKLLLGFIGLTLITLVQNLPKPHRWRMTSLSAHLQQTGLDAVPIVALLTFLVGAVVAFLGATVLEEFGATIYTVNLVAYSFLREFGVLLAAILLAGRTASAFAAELGSMKANEEIDAIQSLGLKPVELLVIPRVIAMMIALPILTFVGMLSGIIGGMLVCLLKLDISMLQFVTILQRDIPAHHFLVGLSKAPVFAFVIAVIGCVEGFKVSGSAESVGEHTTSSVVQSIFMVILLNAVAALFFMEMGW; from the coding sequence ATGGCAGCGATTCCATCACAAGCCGGACGTGTCGAGCGCACCGCCAGTGGCCTGCGGATCACCGGCAACTGGACACTGGCACATTACCGCGCCCTGCAGCGCTACGTCGCTCAGAGCGGCCCGATCGCCACCGATACGCCGATCGACCTGACAGGCATCGACGTCGTGGACACGGCGGGAGCGACGCTGTTGGCCGAACTGATCGGCGCCGAGCGCCTCGCCCAGGTCGCCAATTGGGCCAGCGACCTGCCACCGGCCCGGCAAGCCTTATTGGAGACCATCGCCGCCACCCTCTGCCAGCCCCTTGCCCACGAACACAAGCGCCCGTCTTCCCTGACATCCGCCCTGGCGGATATCGGTCGGCGCACAGAGGCATTGTGGCACCAGCAGAAGCTATTGCTCGGCTTTATCGGCTTGACCCTGATCACCCTGGTACAGAACCTGCCCAAGCCACACCGATGGAGGATGACCTCGCTATCCGCCCACCTTCAGCAGACCGGCCTGGACGCGGTACCCATCGTGGCACTGCTGACCTTTCTGGTCGGCGCTGTGGTTGCTTTTTTGGGCGCCACGGTACTGGAAGAGTTCGGCGCAACCATCTATACCGTCAATCTGGTGGCCTACTCATTCCTGCGGGAATTCGGGGTGCTGCTCGCCGCGATTCTGCTGGCGGGGCGCACGGCCAGCGCCTTCGCCGCCGAGCTCGGCTCAATGAAGGCTAACGAAGAGATCGACGCTATCCAGTCGCTGGGGCTCAAGCCCGTGGAGCTGCTGGTGATCCCCCGGGTCATCGCCATGATGATCGCCCTGCCCATTCTGACGTTTGTCGGCATGCTCAGCGGCATCATTGGCGGCATGCTGGTCTGCCTGCTGAAACTGGACATATCGATGCTGCAATTTGTCACCATCCTGCAGCGCGACATCCCCGCGCACCACTTTCTTGTCGGCCTCAGCAAGGCGCCCGTATTCGCGTTTGTCATTGCGGTCATTGGCTGCGTGGAGGGGTTCAAAGTCAGTGGTAGCGCCGAGTCGGTGGGCGAACACACAACCTCCAGCGTCGTTCAATCAATCTTCATGGTCATACTGCTCAACGCTGTGGCGGCGCTCTTTTTCATGGAGATGGGCTGGTGA
- the carA gene encoding glutamine-hydrolyzing carbamoyl-phosphate synthase small subunit codes for MLEEVDLTTGASTPAVLVLEDGSIFRGTAIGAEGLSVGEVVFNTSMTGYQEILTDPSYARQIVTLTYPHIGNTGTNAEDAECDRSWAAGLVIRDLPFLASNFRSEQSLPEYLKAQNIIGIADIDTRRLTRLLRDKGAQNGCIMAGEIDEDKALAEAKGFAGLKGMDLAKVVSVKEPYTWSEGTWSLGKGHRVPEGERPYKVVAYDYGVKRNILRMLVDRGCDLTVVPAETPAAEVLAMNPDGVFLANGPGDPEPCTYAIEAIKEIVETGLPVFGICLGHQLLALASGAKTLKMKFGHHGGNHPVQDLDTGRVMITAQNHGFAADEASLPANLKATHRSLFDGSLQGIHRTDKPAFSFQGHPEASPGPHDADGLFDHFIELMKDAKR; via the coding sequence ATGCTTGAGGAGGTTGACTTGACTACTGGGGCATCCACACCCGCTGTGCTTGTACTTGAAGACGGCAGTATTTTTCGCGGTACCGCTATTGGTGCCGAGGGCCTGTCGGTGGGCGAGGTGGTGTTCAATACCTCCATGACCGGCTATCAGGAAATCCTGACCGATCCCTCCTACGCCCGTCAGATCGTGACGCTGACTTACCCCCATATCGGCAACACCGGCACCAATGCCGAGGATGCCGAGTGCGATCGAAGCTGGGCCGCGGGCCTGGTGATTCGGGACCTGCCCTTTCTGGCGAGCAACTTCCGTTCCGAGCAATCCCTGCCCGAGTACCTGAAGGCCCAGAACATCATCGGCATCGCCGATATCGATACCCGTCGCCTGACCCGGCTGCTGCGTGACAAAGGTGCCCAGAACGGTTGCATCATGGCGGGCGAGATCGACGAGGATAAGGCGCTGGCGGAAGCCAAGGGGTTTGCCGGCCTGAAAGGTATGGATCTGGCCAAGGTGGTCAGCGTAAAGGAGCCCTACACCTGGAGCGAGGGCACCTGGTCCCTGGGCAAGGGACATCGGGTCCCCGAGGGTGAGCGGCCCTATAAAGTGGTGGCCTACGACTACGGGGTCAAGCGCAATATTCTGCGCATGCTGGTGGATCGCGGTTGTGACCTCACCGTGGTGCCGGCTGAAACACCCGCCGCCGAGGTTCTGGCGATGAACCCCGACGGTGTCTTCCTGGCCAACGGCCCCGGTGATCCGGAGCCCTGCACCTACGCCATCGAAGCGATTAAAGAGATCGTTGAAACCGGACTGCCGGTTTTCGGTATCTGCCTGGGGCACCAGTTGCTGGCCCTGGCCTCCGGCGCCAAAACCCTGAAGATGAAGTTCGGTCACCACGGCGGCAACCACCCGGTGCAGGATCTGGACACCGGGCGGGTGATGATCACCGCGCAGAACCACGGTTTTGCGGCCGATGAGGCGAGCCTGCCGGCCAACCTGAAGGCCACTCACCGGTCATTGTTTGACGGCTCCCTGCAGGGCATTCACCGCACGGACAAGCCCGCCTTCAGCTTCCAGGGGCACCCGGAAGCCAGCCCCGGCCCGCACGATGCCGACGGCCTGTTCGACCACTTTATTGAATTGATGAAAGACGCGAAACGTTGA
- a CDS encoding ABC transporter ATP-binding protein, with amino-acid sequence MVTQETRPPRPLITVRGLTNRFGTVSVHEQLDLDILQGEILGVVGGSGTGKSVLMRSIIGLQTPSAGTIDVAERYLQRPGTQPDSPLACPFGVLFQRGALFSSLNLQENVALPLIEQARLKRRDAERLARMKLALVGLPKEAARQYPRELSGGMIKRAALARALALDPEILFLDEPTAGLDPIGAAAFDELIVTLRNALGLTVFLITHDLDTLYTACDRVAVLAQRRVLVADRLSVVAEHDDPWIHDYFHGPRGRAAHSAADSREER; translated from the coding sequence ATGGTGACTCAAGAGACCCGCCCCCCACGCCCGCTGATCACAGTGCGGGGGCTGACCAACCGCTTTGGCACGGTATCCGTGCACGAACAGCTCGACCTGGACATTCTGCAGGGTGAGATTCTGGGTGTCGTGGGTGGCTCCGGCACCGGCAAGTCGGTGCTGATGCGCAGCATTATCGGCCTCCAAACACCCAGCGCGGGCACCATCGACGTCGCCGAGCGCTACCTGCAGCGTCCCGGCACACAACCCGATTCGCCCCTGGCCTGCCCTTTCGGCGTATTGTTTCAGCGCGGCGCACTGTTCAGCTCGCTCAACCTGCAGGAGAACGTGGCGCTGCCATTGATTGAGCAGGCCCGACTGAAGCGTCGGGACGCCGAGCGCCTGGCGAGGATGAAGCTGGCGCTGGTGGGGCTGCCCAAGGAAGCGGCACGGCAGTACCCGAGAGAGCTGTCCGGAGGCATGATCAAGCGCGCGGCACTGGCCCGGGCCCTGGCCCTGGATCCGGAGATTCTGTTCCTGGATGAACCCACCGCCGGGCTCGACCCGATTGGTGCGGCGGCCTTTGATGAACTGATTGTCACACTGCGCAACGCCCTGGGGCTCACCGTGTTCCTGATCACCCACGATCTGGACACCCTGTATACTGCCTGTGACCGGGTGGCGGTGCTCGCACAGCGGCGCGTGTTGGTGGCCGACCGTCTGTCCGTGGTCGCCGAGCATGATGACCCCTGGATACACGACTATTTCCACGGCCCGCGCGGTCGCGCCGCGCACTCGGCGGCAGACTCCCGGGAGGAGCGTTGA
- a CDS encoding ABC-type transport auxiliary lipoprotein family protein, producing the protein MIPSLSASLIRLTGLIGAAWLMAACSPFPTPKQTPVFDLGPVTATSRTEPAPLTLRVDTPSANRTLDSVRILVKPDPSRLNTYPGGRWSDRAPLLLRDHLVTTLRQNQAFAAVISEQSRVPADLILTSDLRAFYGEYDEGRTVVVIALEAQLIQNQSQQILASERFDVRQPSRSNNLEDVVDAFGAAAQTLSTEMIKWAREQGGRHQP; encoded by the coding sequence GTGATACCCAGCCTCTCTGCCTCCCTCATTCGACTGACCGGTCTGATTGGCGCCGCCTGGTTAATGGCGGCCTGCAGCCCGTTTCCCACCCCAAAGCAGACCCCCGTGTTTGATTTGGGGCCGGTCACGGCAACCTCTCGAACAGAGCCTGCGCCCCTGACTCTGCGTGTGGACACCCCCAGCGCCAACCGTACCCTCGACAGCGTCCGCATCCTGGTCAAACCCGACCCGTCCCGTCTCAACACCTATCCCGGCGGCCGCTGGAGCGACCGTGCGCCGCTTCTACTGCGCGACCATCTGGTCACCACCCTGCGCCAGAACCAAGCGTTCGCGGCCGTGATCAGCGAGCAAAGCCGCGTACCCGCCGACCTGATTCTCACCAGTGACCTGCGGGCCTTTTACGGAGAGTACGACGAGGGCCGTACCGTAGTCGTCATCGCTCTGGAGGCGCAACTGATCCAGAACCAGTCCCAACAGATATTGGCCAGCGAGCGTTTCGACGTGCGCCAGCCCAGCCGTAGCAACAACCTGGAGGACGTCGTGGACGCTTTCGGAGCGGCGGCACAGACACTGAGCACCGAGATGATCAAATGGGCCCGGGAGCAGGGAGGTCGCCACCAGCCGTAA
- a CDS encoding family 43 glycosylhydrolase, with translation MSTKDLLRLTGVTALLCTAGTATTHAAPTSDHEWASPEFAEATVHDPSVIRVDDTYYVFGSHLAAAKSDDLMQWQQVADGANAANPLFDDVQAELRETFEWAQTDTLWAADVIQLEDGRFYMYYNASRGDSPRSAMGLAVADDIEGPYRNEGIFLRSGMWGQPSGDGTIYDARIHPNVVDPDAFFDAEGKLWMVYGSYSGGIFIFEMDPETGFPVPGQGYGKHLMGGNHSRIEAPYILYSPETQYYYLFTSFGGLSADGGYNVRVARSRQPDGPYFDAQGNNMADVKSDPALPLFDDASIEPYAMKILGNHLFTRELGEDGDGMGTGYVSPGHNSAYYDDATGQYFLISHSRFPGTGERHNIRVNELLMNDADWPVAAPYRYADKTPRPQPGLRKVKRPDVVGDYKMILKDKTITADIETSRFATLTNNGLIQGDMEGRWWFAGNDRISVELSDGDYAGVLSYQWNETAGRFDLTFSALSDAGLTLWGSRLPDRPTEAVLEAILDDIEFSSTPLQNDIDLPINATRNATIEWSSSAPQWIATDGQVNRPEHGLGDQVVTLRATVHYDGETQNREYPLTVREQAPDGLLAHYRFDGNLNDTTGQQAPGQVSGARIDWAGGQIDFVPGVSAEAAYFDGQSGVRLPDGLIASHRYSVSFWLNPSALNAFTTTFFGARNPDSWISFLPMGHGFVNGHTMLWSGTLWYDAGTGMNIPQDAWSHVAWVVNQGALSIYINGEERFSGAGFPHVFSEGTGIFSLGVNWWDLPYEGAMDELRIYEKPLSAVEVLELSQTP, from the coding sequence ATGTCTACCAAGGACCTGCTACGTCTGACCGGGGTCACTGCTCTGTTGTGCACCGCTGGCACTGCGACCACTCACGCGGCCCCCACTTCCGACCATGAATGGGCATCCCCCGAGTTCGCCGAGGCCACCGTCCACGACCCGTCGGTCATCAGAGTCGACGACACCTACTACGTGTTCGGCTCCCATCTGGCCGCGGCCAAATCCGACGATCTGATGCAATGGCAGCAGGTCGCCGACGGCGCCAACGCCGCCAACCCGCTCTTTGATGACGTCCAGGCCGAGCTGCGGGAAACCTTCGAATGGGCCCAGACCGACACGCTCTGGGCGGCGGATGTCATCCAGCTTGAGGATGGCCGCTTCTACATGTACTACAACGCCAGCCGGGGTGACTCGCCCCGCTCCGCCATGGGGCTTGCAGTGGCCGACGATATTGAAGGGCCCTACCGCAATGAGGGTATCTTTCTGCGCTCGGGCATGTGGGGCCAGCCCAGCGGGGACGGCACCATTTATGACGCCCGCATTCACCCCAATGTGGTGGACCCTGACGCCTTCTTCGACGCCGAAGGCAAGCTCTGGATGGTGTACGGCTCCTACTCGGGCGGCATCTTCATCTTTGAGATGGACCCGGAAACCGGTTTTCCAGTGCCGGGGCAGGGCTACGGCAAGCACCTGATGGGCGGCAACCACAGCCGGATCGAAGCCCCCTACATCCTCTACAGCCCGGAGACCCAGTACTACTATCTGTTCACCTCCTTTGGCGGCCTGAGCGCCGACGGCGGCTATAACGTGCGGGTCGCGCGCTCACGCCAGCCCGACGGCCCCTACTTCGACGCTCAGGGCAATAACATGGCGGACGTCAAATCGGACCCGGCCCTGCCCCTGTTTGACGATGCCAGCATCGAACCCTATGCCATGAAAATTCTAGGCAACCACCTGTTCACCCGCGAACTCGGCGAAGACGGTGACGGCATGGGAACCGGCTACGTCTCCCCGGGCCACAACTCCGCCTATTACGATGACGCCACCGGGCAGTATTTTCTGATTTCCCACAGTCGCTTCCCGGGAACCGGAGAGCGCCACAACATCCGGGTGAATGAGCTGTTGATGAACGACGCTGACTGGCCGGTCGCCGCGCCCTATCGCTACGCGGACAAAACGCCGCGACCGCAACCGGGCCTGCGCAAGGTCAAACGCCCCGACGTGGTGGGCGACTACAAAATGATCCTGAAGGACAAGACCATCACCGCCGACATCGAGACCTCCCGGTTCGCCACCCTCACCAACAACGGCCTCATCCAGGGTGATATGGAAGGCCGCTGGTGGTTTGCCGGCAATGATCGCATTTCGGTCGAGCTGAGCGATGGCGACTATGCAGGCGTGCTGTCCTACCAGTGGAATGAAACCGCCGGGCGTTTCGATCTGACCTTCAGTGCGCTATCCGACGCCGGACTCACACTGTGGGGCAGCCGCCTGCCCGACCGCCCGACCGAGGCGGTACTGGAAGCCATTCTCGACGATATCGAGTTCAGCTCAACCCCGCTGCAAAATGATATCGACCTGCCGATAAACGCCACCCGCAACGCCACCATCGAATGGTCATCCTCGGCGCCCCAGTGGATCGCGACTGACGGCCAGGTCAATCGCCCGGAACACGGCCTGGGCGATCAGGTGGTCACCCTGCGCGCGACGGTGCATTACGACGGCGAGACACAGAATCGCGAGTACCCGTTGACCGTGCGCGAGCAGGCGCCCGACGGCCTGCTGGCGCACTACCGTTTCGACGGCAACCTGAACGACACCACAGGGCAACAGGCACCCGGTCAAGTCAGCGGCGCCCGTATCGATTGGGCCGGCGGCCAGATTGACTTTGTGCCGGGGGTCAGCGCCGAAGCGGCCTACTTCGACGGTCAGTCAGGTGTTCGGCTACCCGACGGGTTGATCGCCAGTCACCGCTATTCGGTCAGCTTCTGGCTGAACCCGAGCGCCCTGAACGCCTTTACCACCACCTTCTTCGGGGCCCGAAATCCGGACAGCTGGATCAGCTTCCTGCCTATGGGGCACGGTTTCGTGAACGGTCACACCATGCTCTGGTCCGGCACCCTCTGGTATGACGCGGGTACCGGCATGAACATTCCCCAGGATGCCTGGAGCCACGTCGCCTGGGTGGTGAACCAAGGCGCTCTGTCGATTTACATCAATGGTGAGGAGCGCTTCTCCGGCGCCGGCTTCCCGCACGTCTTCTCCGAGGGCACCGGCATCTTCAGCCTCGGTGTGAACTGGTGGGACCTGCCCTACGAGGGCGCCATGGACGAACTGCGGATTTACGAAAAGCCCCTGTCCGCCGTCGAGGTACTGGAGCTGAGCCAAACGCCGTAA